TGTTGTTCTGGATGTGGGTCACCCACTGCTCAAAAGCGCTCTCACGGTTGGCCTGCACAGCCGTATCGTTCCAGGCCGCCCCTTGATCTGCTGCTTGATTACTTCTGACAAGCAGCTTCGCTTCAGGCGCTCCATAGAGCAGGGTCCCTTCCGTTCCATGCACTTCTATGGTAAAAGGGGAGTAGCTGTTCACGAAGCCGGCTTCCACCACACCGATTGCTCCCGAATCCGTATAGAGCGTCGCTACTGCGTTATCTTCCACTTCCTTGCCCGTCACATATCCGAAGCTCGCGCTGACCCCGGTCACCTCTTGACCCAGAAACAGTCTGGCCAGGTACATGGGATGGCATCCCAGATCAATCAAAGCCCCGCCCTGGCACTGCTCCAGGCTATAGAAATGCTCGGGAAGCCAGTTGGCCGTTGCGCCGTTATGGGATAAGCGGACTCTGACATAAGTGATATCTCCAAGCAGCCCCTGGCTTAAAATATCTTGAACCGTTAACGTATAACCGTCATTTAGCCGCGGCAGCGACACCGTTAGCTTCACTCCATGAGTCTCGACCTCGGAGAGGATTTCATTCACCTCACTCAGCGTTGCAGCTACAACCTTTTCGGTGAAAATATGCTTGCCTGCTCTGGCCGCCGCAATCATGACCTCCCGGTGCATCCGGGTGGGCGCGTCGACAATCACGGCATCGATATCCTTCCGGGCAAGCATATCCTCCAAAGAATCATAAAACGGGACATTCAAGCTCTCTGCCGCCTTCCTGCCCCGCTCCGCATCCTCGTCCCATACCGCAGCAATCTCCGTATCTCCATGCTCCTGAGCCTGCTTCGTATAATCCCAGGCATGTACATGCCAAAAGCTGATCTTACCAATCCTAATGCTCACCCGCCTGCACCTCCATATACATTATTCTGACATCACCTATAAAGTATCATATAACAAGTAGGATTTTTAGTAGATAAATGCGACATCGCCTATATGTAATTACGACATCGGAATGGAAAATCATATCGTTCAAGGATTCAGCATACTCAAGCTATCGGAACGCAAAATAACCCCACAAAGCAGGTACTTTGCGGGGGCCCCAAATTCTTGCGTACAAGTGGAAACGGTAACGTCCTTTTAAAGGACGTTACCGAAACATATAAACTCTCATATTTGAACAAAATGCCTGCGGCATCGCCATTGTGGTCGGTTTTTCGACCACATTTGGCCATCGCACCTCCGCCGCACCGAATGTGGTCGGTTTTTCGACTACATCCCGCCCACACGCCTCTGCCGCACCGAATGTGGTCGGTTTTTCGACTACATCCGTCTCCGGCCCAGATGACCACGTAATGCCCAATGTGTTCGGTGAATCCACATCGGACTAAAATCATAATTTCCTAATCAAAAAAGGAGCTCAATATGAGCTCCTTATCAAACGGAGAGAGAGGGATACTCTCGCTATGCGAGAGATTGCGATGCCATTGCTAACGAAGCTTATGCTCCAACGAACCACGAAGGTTCTCATCCCTAACAGGGAAGTAATATCAAACGGAGAGAGAGGGATTCGAACCCTCGCACCGCTTACGCAGTCTAACCCCTTAGCAGAGGGTCCCCTTATAGCCACTTGGGTATCTCTCCAAGTAATGGCTCCCCGAACAGGACTCGAACCTGTGACAACTCGATTAACAGTCGAGTGCTCTACCAACTGAGCTATCAGGGAACATTAACATGAACAAGGATTAATTTATCATGATTCTACAGGTTAGTCAAGCGGGAAGCGGGAGATTATGAGATCGTTTACATAATCAGATCCACTCTCCGTCCAGCGGAACAGCCACACGGCCGGACAGACCTTTCTGTTCAAGGCGCTGCTTCAACAGCTCCCTCGTCACAAGGCAGTGATTAATCGTATCCATATGCACAGCAATCACGGAAGCGGATGGAGCAGCATGGCATACCTCCACAACATCCTGTTCATTCATAGTAATGGGGCCTCCGCTCAGGAACTGTGCTCCTCCGGCATTGACTATAATGACCTCCGGCGCCTGCTCTGCTATCACCTGCTGAACCTCTTCGCACCAGATTGTATCTCCCGCCAAGTACAGCACAGGTTCTCCCTCTGCCCGGAAGAGGAACCCGGAGACCTTACCCATCAGCTCCCCGATCTCTCCTGTCCCGTGATGCCCGTCTGTACGTGTCAAGGCCACACCGCCGAAGGACGCAGAGCCGTTATCCATTATCTCTGTAACACGCCCAAAGCCATGGGCAGCAATTCGCTTCCCATCACCTTCCTGGCAATACACCGGCAACTCCTTGGACAACAACTCTACTGCCGCAGCATCCCAGTGATCCTGATGCAGATGCGTGACCAGCACCACACCCGGCTCCAGCCACTGCTGAACCGGCCCCGGCAATGACACCAGCGGATTCCTGAGGTCATTGCCGGAATTCATAATCGGCGGATTCACACCCTGCTCACTCAGCATCGGATCGATCAGGAACGTTACACCGCCGTATTCCAGCCATAGGGTGGCGTGGCGGATCAGCTTTATTTTCATGATATGCACCTCTTCCCGGATATCTACCTTATGTTCACTTTCTGATACAATAAGTATAAATCAGCGCAGGAACAGAAGACATTGTGCCGCGAAAGTGTTTCTTAGGTTCTGCTTTCAGCCGGAAAGGAATTCAAGGAAATGACCTCTTACCTCATCGACAATACCGATTACCGTATCCTCCAGCTCCTTATCGGAGACTCCACCTTAAGCCATAAGGATATCGGGGCGATGGTTCATCTGACCGGCCAGGCTGTAGGCGCACGTATCCGCAGAATGCGGGAGCTTGGCATCATTGAAGGCTATACCATCCGGTGGAACCCGCTGCGGATCGGCCAGAGCATTCACGCCTTTATAGCCGTTTTTCTTAGCAGCAATAATGCTCATCAGCCATTCCAGGCATTTGCGAAGGCCCATGAGAGTGTCATTGAGCTCTACCGCATCAGCGGGGAAGGATGTTACTGGATGCGGGTGCGCACGGTGGATCAGGAGGCGCTGACCGCTTTTCTGGATGAACTGCTGAAGTACGGCAATTACCGGCTCAGCCTGGACATGGGCCAGATCAAATAAGGACAAATAAGGATAGGAACTGCCAAGGAGGCTGACATGAGTAACAAGATAGAACCACCCAGAATTCCAGATCCCGGGCTGCTTACACCGCAGGACATTCACACCCTTGCTTCCAAAGACGAATTCAGCCGCTGCCTCATTGAAGGAGCGCTCATTGAATATCAGGAGGCTACCCGGGTAGCCTTTGACAAGACTATTTTCAAAAACGTCACCATCACGGAATCCTCGCTGCAGCGCATGGAGCTTACCGATGTGGTCTTCGATCATTGCGACCTGTCCAATGTAGATTTCAGCGACGCCTTCATACACCGGACCGAGTTCAGGGATTGCCGCATGATCGGAACAGACTTCACCAGAGCACGATTTCAAAATGTATCCATCACCGAATGTATCGGGGAATTCGCGGTCTTCCGTTTCGCCAACTTCAAAGGGGCTTCCTTCGAGCGCAGCTCGCTGGTCAGCGCGGATTATTACCAGTCCACCCTGAATGGCCTGTATCTCTCGGAATGCAATCTGGAGCAGGCTACGCTCGCTGGCTGCAAGCTGAAGGGCGTTGACCTGAGCGACTGCGGGTTCACCGGCCTGCTGGTGGATCTTCAGGATCTGGAGGGCTGCATCATCTCTGCGGAGCAGGCGGCTTCTTTTGCCGGACTACTAGGTCTGGTTATCAAAAATTAAGTGGCCGGACCCGCGCCCGCTTCAAGCGCAATCAGCTTCAGCTTGCCGGAGCATTTACCGCAGCGGTACCGCCCGGGATCGGCCCGGCGCTTACGCAGATACTCGGTGGCACAGGCAATACATACCAGCTTATACCGGTAAGGCTGCGGCTTGCGGGCCTTGGCTCCCGGCAGGGTCTGACAATACCGGCTGCCGCCGACGCGGGCCAGCAGTGTTTTGAAATCGGCATCCCGGTGCATGTACCCCCGCTTCGCCAGATGCAGGTGGTAGTGGCAGAGCTCATGCTTGATGATCTTCTCCGTCTCCTCCCGCCCGTACATGGCCAGCTGCTGGGGGTTAATCTCTATATTATGGCTCTTTGTAAAATATCGTCCGCCGGTTGTTGTAAGTCTGCTGTTAAAGCTCGCCGTATGCCGGAAAGGCACGCCGAAGCTGCTCAGCGACACCTGCTCGATCCACAGCTGCAGCTCTTCGTTGCTCATACTGGTCATAGCGTTCCTTCACGGTCCTCTCCTCAAGGAAATTAGATCTCTACTTGAATTGTAACTTGCCCATGGGCTACACTGTCAAGAAGGAAGACAAGTCCGGAGGGAGAATGAAAGATGCCGAGAATGCGTTATGTAATTATGCAGCAGGATCAGGAGCTGCTATTCGTGGAGATGCCGGAGGAATATGCTTACCAGCTAAGCGCCCTCAATCTTCGCCTGAACAAAGAAATCGACAAGCTGACAGCCGAGAATGTACCCGGACTGCCGCGGGCGGTGGCCGAATGTGAGGCGCTGGAGCTGCTGCGCGAAGAGCATCATCTGGAGTCGGGGCTGGCGTATATTAACAGGCTGGAGCAGGCCTTTGCCTCCATTAAGGAGGAGCATTACCCGCTGATCTCACTGCTGACCGAAATCCGGGCGCTCCAGGCCCAGCTTGAACAATGGTATGAAGAGGAAGAAGAACGGGTGCAGTAATGCCGGTTCCGGGCGGCCTTGTGAAATTCGGCTTGGCTACCTGAAACTAACCGTGCACCTTTGGGCGTATTCCCCCATATGCTATCTATACACAGGAAGCATGCAGAGGAGGGGTACCCTTGCCACAATGGCTTCGCCAACAGCTCATGAAGGCCTATCTCAAGAAGGACTGCCGTCAGATTAGACTGCTGAATGAATGCTGGTTCTTTTACCGGAATACCGCTGATTCCCACGAGATGATCCAGAAGAACGTATAGCCGTTATGTAACAAAATAACAAAAAGCCGCGTCCCTTGAGGGGGTCGTGGCTTTTTGGCGTGAATCCGTCCAAGTCTGCACTAGGCAGCTGGCTTATTTGAACATCGGGAATACGTATTTCACCAGGAAAAACAGAACTCCGAAGGTGATAATAATGTAAGCTGCATATTTAATGAACGTGGATGCGACAAGACTGGAATCCGATTTGCGGTGCACCTCTGTCCGTTCAACCTCAACACTTCTGTCCTTGTAATTCGGCTCCATCCTCAATCTCTCCTCTCCGTTGATAGCTGCATGTCTTCCATTAACCCCGGGATTTGGAGCTGAAACAGAGCCGCCTACGAACAGATCACTTGTAAAATATGGCTGCTGCGCTTAATCGAAACGGCGGGTGCCAGGCCAGGAGCCTTGCAGCTTGCGGACCAGCACAATCTGTCCCGTATGATAGGCATCATGCAGAATCAGACTCATAACCTCTTCGCCCGGCGCATGCCCGGAGCCGCCCCATTCATAAGCGCCTTCCTCCAGAGCTACAATAATCTCGCGCAGCGAGGCATGAATGGACTTCAGCTTGTCTACTGCCTGCTTCCAGTCCTCTTCCCCGCTTCCTGTTACAGTGAATGTAGCGTCATTGCTCTCCAGATCAGGCAATTTCTCCATCCCCTTAAGCTTACGCAGCAGACGCTCCTTATAATACGTGAGATGGTTGACGTTCTCCCAGATCGAATTGCCCGCAGCTCCCTCCGGCTTCCAGAGCGCCTGCTCACTGTTCACGCCTTCAAGCGCCGCACTCAGCGGCGGCTGCCAATCCTCTACATCCATCACATAATCCCAGTTCTCGACCAGCACATCGCTAATTTTGTTTTCCATTTGTATCCCTCCTGTAATTATAGGTACACAAGCTTTGGTAACGACTAAATAAACCGAATAACAGTTACACAAGCAATGTAACATAATCGGCGGAGCGTATCAAGTAACTAGCATAACCCGATTTTAACTGTTACAATCAAGGGAAAGATCATGCGAAGGGACAGATGAAGCTTGCTATGGGTAGATTTCATGAACAGCTATTGGCGGAATTGGCGGACTAGTGATCGTAGCACAGACCAGGACCGGCTGGAAGATCCCAAATGGCTGGCAAAATGGCTGGAGGAGCATAAGCTGCCGGCGGCGTCCCCTCCCCGGCCGGAGGAGCTGGAGCAACTGAAAGGCCTACGCGGCTTGTTATGGGACGAGCTGCAGCGTCTGGTCGCGGGAGAGTCTCCGTCTACAGCGCTGCTTGTGCAGTTAAATACGTACATGAGCGACGGGCCCGTTGTACGGCAGGTGGTCTGGACGGCAGCAGATGAAGCCGGGATCTCCCTCCAGCCGCAGCGTGCGGACTGGGGGCAGATTATGGCGGAGATCGCTGCCTCTTTTGCAGCCGCGCTGCTGGAGAAGGAGCCCTCTCGCTTCCGTATTTGCGGGAATCCCGACTGTCTCTGGGTCTATTACGACGATACCCGCAACCGCTCCAAGCGTTACTGCGACGACAAGCTGTGCGGGAATCTGATGAAGGTAAGGCGGTTCCGGGCACGCAAAAAGGCAGCGGAGGGTGAGCCTACGAAGGAGTAAGCGTGTTACCGGAGACGGCGGATGAATCATCGACAGCGTAAGCAGGTTACCAGGTGAGACCAATTTGACTATACGGCGTTCCGCTGGGTCAGCGGGGTCAGCCAGGTGTCGGGTGAAGCGGCTAGGCTGTGAGCAGGCGGGCGTAGAGGCTGCGGCAGATCGGAACGTTAACAGACTTAGGGGCCCAGCCTACACGGCGCTGCGCTCCATCAGCGGGGTCAGGGTCTTGTTTTTGCCGGAATGCTTGGCGGTATAGAGCAGATGATCCACTTCCTCGAACAGCTTCTCTTTGGATATGCCTTCGGCATAGCTTTGCAGCCCGATGCTGACAGTAACCGCCCGCTGCTCCATCTCCTCATGGGACGTATGCGACAGCTCCTGGCGGACTTGTTCAATCAGCGCATAAGCTTCCTCGAAGCTTTTCTCAAACAGCAGGATCGCGAACTCCTCCCCGCCATAGCGGGCTGCAATATCTGCGGGCGAGATGTGGTCCTTAATGATCTGGGCGACCCGCGCCAGCACCATATCTCCGGTACGGTGTCCATACTTATCGTTAATTTGCTTGAAATTATCGATATCCACCAGCGCAAGATGGAACGGGGCACCCTGGCTGCCGTATTCCAGCGCTTTTTCATAGAATTCGTGAAAAGAAATATGGTTATACAGTCCTGTCAGTGCATCAGTGGTAGATAGCTTGCGGATCACCGCATTCTCAATCATCAGGTCCTGCTTCGCCGTCAGAGTAGCCTCCAGATCGCTTGCCAGCTCACGCCCGTTAATGATGATAATCCCCGCAACCAGCGTGCCGACCAACAGGAAGAGCGGGATCGCAATCAGGTCAAAATCCGTCAGATAATACTTGAACCAGTAATCCCAGCGGTACAGAATGAAGAACGCAGCTGCCTGGAGGGCAGACGTAAACAAGGTCAGATCCAGCCGGAAAAAGATTGCCGACGCCATAATCGGCAGCAGCATCAACGCCCCGATAATCCGGATGTCCATATTCAGGTGAATAATCATCATCGCAATAATCGTCCCCGCCACAAACAGCAG
The window above is part of the Paenibacillus sp. FSL H8-0048 genome. Proteins encoded here:
- a CDS encoding GGDEF domain-containing protein, whose amino-acid sequence is MRLRDFMGPSETSAHRQAKWVKRFLYTYWLVIALHFLAQLGSFVCLPYPMGAHEFYYDVLLYPTLLMSAVVALTQLVDVAAPKYSFVLLFVAGTIIAMMIIHLNMDIRIIGALMLLPIMASAIFFRLDLTLFTSALQAAAFFILYRWDYWFKYYLTDFDLIAIPLFLLVGTLVAGIIIINGRELASDLEATLTAKQDLMIENAVIRKLSTTDALTGLYNHISFHEFYEKALEYGSQGAPFHLALVDIDNFKQINDKYGHRTGDMVLARVAQIIKDHISPADIAARYGGEEFAILLFEKSFEEAYALIEQVRQELSHTSHEEMEQRAVTVSIGLQSYAEGISKEKLFEEVDHLLYTAKHSGKNKTLTPLMERSAV
- a CDS encoding DinB family protein; translated protein: MENKISDVLVENWDYVMDVEDWQPPLSAALEGVNSEQALWKPEGAAGNSIWENVNHLTYYKERLLRKLKGMEKLPDLESNDATFTVTGSGEEDWKQAVDKLKSIHASLREIIVALEEGAYEWGGSGHAPGEEVMSLILHDAYHTGQIVLVRKLQGSWPGTRRFD
- a CDS encoding MBL fold metallo-hydrolase — protein: MKIKLIRHATLWLEYGGVTFLIDPMLSEQGVNPPIMNSGNDLRNPLVSLPGPVQQWLEPGVVLVTHLHQDHWDAAAVELLSKELPVYCQEGDGKRIAAHGFGRVTEIMDNGSASFGGVALTRTDGHHGTGEIGELMGKVSGFLFRAEGEPVLYLAGDTIWCEEVQQVIAEQAPEVIIVNAGGAQFLSGGPITMNEQDVVEVCHAAPSASVIAVHMDTINHCLVTRELLKQRLEQKGLSGRVAVPLDGEWI
- a CDS encoding CGNR zinc finger domain-containing protein, with amino-acid sequence MLWVDFMNSYWRNWRTSDRSTDQDRLEDPKWLAKWLEEHKLPAASPPRPEELEQLKGLRGLLWDELQRLVAGESPSTALLVQLNTYMSDGPVVRQVVWTAADEAGISLQPQRADWGQIMAEIAASFAAALLEKEPSRFRICGNPDCLWVYYDDTRNRSKRYCDDKLCGNLMKVRRFRARKKAAEGEPTKE
- a CDS encoding Lrp/AsnC family transcriptional regulator yields the protein MTSYLIDNTDYRILQLLIGDSTLSHKDIGAMVHLTGQAVGARIRRMRELGIIEGYTIRWNPLRIGQSIHAFIAVFLSSNNAHQPFQAFAKAHESVIELYRISGEGCYWMRVRTVDQEALTAFLDELLKYGNYRLSLDMGQIK
- a CDS encoding SprT family protein yields the protein MSNEELQLWIEQVSLSSFGVPFRHTASFNSRLTTTGGRYFTKSHNIEINPQQLAMYGREETEKIIKHELCHYHLHLAKRGYMHRDADFKTLLARVGGSRYCQTLPGAKARKPQPYRYKLVCIACATEYLRKRRADPGRYRCGKCSGKLKLIALEAGAGPAT
- a CDS encoding pentapeptide repeat-containing protein — its product is MSNKIEPPRIPDPGLLTPQDIHTLASKDEFSRCLIEGALIEYQEATRVAFDKTIFKNVTITESSLQRMELTDVVFDHCDLSNVDFSDAFIHRTEFRDCRMIGTDFTRARFQNVSITECIGEFAVFRFANFKGASFERSSLVSADYYQSTLNGLYLSECNLEQATLAGCKLKGVDLSDCGFTGLLVDLQDLEGCIISAEQAASFAGLLGLVIKN
- a CDS encoding Gfo/Idh/MocA family protein, whose amino-acid sequence is MSIRIGKISFWHVHAWDYTKQAQEHGDTEIAAVWDEDAERGRKAAESLNVPFYDSLEDMLARKDIDAVIVDAPTRMHREVMIAAARAGKHIFTEKVVAATLSEVNEILSEVETHGVKLTVSLPRLNDGYTLTVQDILSQGLLGDITYVRVRLSHNGATANWLPEHFYSLEQCQGGALIDLGCHPMYLARLFLGQEVTGVSASFGYVTGKEVEDNAVATLYTDSGAIGVVEAGFVNSYSPFTIEVHGTEGTLLYGAPEAKLLVRSNQAADQGAAWNDTAVQANRESAFEQWVTHIQNNTVASDNIQAATELTRLMEAANLSAKAGRVVQLAELKS
- the cmpA gene encoding cortex morphogenetic protein CmpA, giving the protein MPQWLRQQLMKAYLKKDCRQIRLLNECWFFYRNTADSHEMIQKNV